In one window of Helianthus annuus cultivar XRQ/B chromosome 17, HanXRQr2.0-SUNRISE, whole genome shotgun sequence DNA:
- the LOC110921841 gene encoding UDP-glycosyltransferase 83A1, with translation MAKPHVIVIPYPAQGHVIPTLELAQCLVTQGVKVTFINTEVSHNLVTNNCLDKDGFGGLMQMVSLPDGLEPWDDRSDPCKLALSILQTMPLKLEELIVRINKEEESSRVSCVIADDCLGWAIKVAKKMGVRRAAFRPASVATLATILSCQKLIDEGIINKNGIPLSDEMIQLSETMPPIKPQNLAWACFEDSTITQVFFKFVVQTEEASRLIERFICNSCPELEAAAFSMYPQLQPIGPLLARNRLADQAGQFLQEDTTCLTWLDQQPPCSVIYVAFGSSTTFNQTQFEELALGLELSNRPFLWVVRPGMTKETATGYPDGYVKAVGSRGRIVKWAPQQKVLARPSVACFMSHCGWNSTLEGVTNGVPLLCWPHFCDQFQNASYACDIWKTGLEFEKDEEAGIVTRIEIISKVEQLLSDKTYKVKALEIKEKVTSSVSKGGYSHRNLDSFVQWIHKNDADAKDEPDFM, from the exons ATGGCAAAACCTCATGTTATAGTAATACCATACCCTGCACAAGGCCATGTTATTCCAACATTAGAGCTTGCTCAATGTTTAGTCACACAAGGAGTCAAAGTCACCTTTATTAACACAGAAGTTAGTCACAATCTAGTGACAAACAATTGTTTAGACAAAGATGGTTTTGGTGGTCTGATGCAGATGGTCTCACTCCCTGATGGGTTAGAGCCATGGGATGACAGGAGTGACCCTTGTAAGCTGGCCTTGTCAATATTGCAAACCATGCCACTCAAGCTTGAAGAACTAATAGTGAGGATTAACAAAGAAGAAGAGAGCAGTAGAGTAAGTTGTGTTATTGCTGATGATTGCTTGGGATGGGCTATAAAAGTGGCAAAGAAGATGGGAGTTAGAAGAGCTGCCTTCAGGCCTGCCTCAGTTGCTACTTTGGCCACCATATTGTCTTGTCAGAAATTGATTGATGAAGGGATTATAAACAAGAATG GCATACCTCTAAGTGATGAGATGATTCAACTATCTGAAACCATGCCACCTATAAAACCTCAAAACCTTGCATGGGCATGCTTTGAGGACTCAACTATCACACAAGTATTTTTTAAATTTGTAGTACAAACCGAAGAAGCTTCTAGACTGATCGAAAGATTTATATGCAACTCGTGTCCTGAGCTTGAGGCTGCAGCATTCAGCATGTACCCGCAGCTGCAACCGATAGGCCCACTCCTCGCTAGAAACCGACTAGCTGACCAAGCAGGCCAGTTTTTGCAAGAAGACACCACCTGCTTAACATGGCTTGATCAACAACCACCATGTTCAGTCATTTATGTTGCATTTGGGAGCTCCACTACTTTCAACCAAACTCAGTTCGAAGAACTGGCACTTGGTCTAGAACTTAGCAATAGACCGTTCTTGTGGGTGGTGCGACCGGGTATGACCAAGGAGACTGCAACTGGTTACCCGGATGGGTATGTCAAAGCAGTCGGTTCGCGTGGAAGAATTGTGAAATGGGCACCGCAACAGAAGGTCTTGGCTCGTCCTTCGGTTGCATGTTTCATGAGTCACTGTGGTTGGAACTCGACTTTAGAAGGTGTCACAAACGGAGTGCCTCTTTTGTGTTGGCCACATTTTTGTGATCAGTTTCAGAACGCGAGTTACGCTTGTGACATCTGGAAGACTGGATTGGAGTTTGAAAAGGATGAAGAAGCGGGTATTGTTACTCGAATAGAGATAATAAGTAAGGTGGAGCAGTTGTTGAGTGACAAAACATACAAAGTTAAGGCGTTAGAGATTAAAGAAAAGGTTACTAGTAGTGTTAGTAAAGGGGGGTACTCACACAGAAATCTTGACAGTTTTGTCCAGTGGATACATAAGAACGATGCAGATGCCAAGGATGAACCTGACTTTATGTGA
- the LOC110922019 gene encoding F-box/FBD/LRR-repeat protein At1g13570 isoform X1: MEHQNPTKTQCLNSDIISTLPQNIIENNILSRMTLRDAVRTSILSKEWRYTWRSMPKLVFTRKMVKRPSNRCCTLLHKYKLVNAIFNVLLLHNGPTILEFESLFGKFCIDSEFAQIISYLAKGNKVKELSFDNVEVSAQMFRQFLSKCSLLEDIVLIACEKTQKGVDFVAGENKFTFVDLLQCVPLIVLLQISKYYMKYLSAGGMPRKLPTSLAHLEYLYLDLCMAEKDEISSALCMIMSSPLLKKIHFVMYDNEDPPVQQTPTDFLDPEDYPDMNLDYLEILMIDDFSNLPLEMEFVKLIMAKSPALEEVQIKLRCTVSVNEELKMVKDMLLLPFPRASPYAKLIIDRP, translated from the exons ATGGAGCATCAAAACCCCACAAAAACTCAATGCCTAAATTCAGATATCATCAGCACCCTTCCTCAAAACATAATTGAAAATAATATTCTAAGTCGTATGACACTCCGAGATGCAGTGAGAACGAGCATTTTGTCAAAGGAATGGCGGTATACTTGGCGGAGCATGCCTAAACTTGTGTTTACTCGTAAAATGGTCAAACGACCGTCTAATCGTTGTTGCACACTCTTGCACAAGTATAAGCTTGTTAATGCCATCTTCAATGTTTTGTTATTACACAACGGTCCGACAATACTAGAGTTCGAATCTTTGTTTGGTAAATTTTGTATAGATTCTGAGTTTGCCCAGATAATAAGTTATCTTGCAAAGGGAAATAAGGTGAAAGAACTGAGCTTCGATAATGTTGAGGTATCTGCTCAAATGTTTCGACAGTTCCTCTCTAAGTGCTCGTTGCTTGAGGATATCGTTTTG ATTGCGTGTGAAAAGACTCAAAAAGGCGTCGACTTTGTAGCAGGAGAAAACAAGTTCACATTTGTTGATCTTTTACAGTGTGTGCCGTTGATTGTGTTGTTGCAAATCTCAAAGTATTATATGAAG TATTTGTCTGCAGGTGGCATGCCACGTAAGCTTCCAACTTCACTAGCCCATCTCGAATATCTGTATTTGGATCTGTGCATGGCCGAAAAAGATGAGATTTCTTCTGCCCTTTGTATGATAATGAGCTCTCCGTTGTTGAAGAAAATCCATTTTGTG ATGTATGATAATGAGGACCCGCCTGTTCAACAAACTCCCACTGATTTCCTTGATCCGGAAGACTACCCAGATATGAACTTGGATTATCTTGAGATATTGATGATAGATGACTTTAGTAACTTACCTCTTGAGATGGAATTTGTAAAACTTATCATGGCCAAGTCACCTGCGCTAGAGGAAGTACAAATTAAGCTTCGGTGCACTGTTTCCGTTAATGAAGAACTGAAGATGGTTAAAGACATGCTACTACTCCCATTTCCCCGGGCATCACCTTATGCTAAGCTAATCATTGATCGCCCGTAA
- the LOC110922019 gene encoding F-box/FBD/LRR-repeat protein At1g13570 isoform X2 gives MEHQNPTKTQCLNSDIISTLPQNIIENNILSRMTLRDAVRTSILSKEWRYTWRSMPKLVFTRKMVKRPSNRCCTLLHKYKLVNAIFNVLLLHNGPTILEFESLFGKFCIDSEFAQIISYLAKGNKVKELSFDNVEVSAQMFRQFLSKCSLLEDIVLIACEKTQKGVDFVAGENKFTFVDLLQCVPLIVLLQISKYYMKYLSAGGMPRKLPTSLAHLEYLYLDLCMAEKDEISSALCMIMSSPLLKKIHFVSKMPFSSLRIEQFCDLRPNVCFSTSGSKRFEILPFSPGLLTPSVFSIKSGVFSSLRAMWSFSLYVQALA, from the exons ATGGAGCATCAAAACCCCACAAAAACTCAATGCCTAAATTCAGATATCATCAGCACCCTTCCTCAAAACATAATTGAAAATAATATTCTAAGTCGTATGACACTCCGAGATGCAGTGAGAACGAGCATTTTGTCAAAGGAATGGCGGTATACTTGGCGGAGCATGCCTAAACTTGTGTTTACTCGTAAAATGGTCAAACGACCGTCTAATCGTTGTTGCACACTCTTGCACAAGTATAAGCTTGTTAATGCCATCTTCAATGTTTTGTTATTACACAACGGTCCGACAATACTAGAGTTCGAATCTTTGTTTGGTAAATTTTGTATAGATTCTGAGTTTGCCCAGATAATAAGTTATCTTGCAAAGGGAAATAAGGTGAAAGAACTGAGCTTCGATAATGTTGAGGTATCTGCTCAAATGTTTCGACAGTTCCTCTCTAAGTGCTCGTTGCTTGAGGATATCGTTTTG ATTGCGTGTGAAAAGACTCAAAAAGGCGTCGACTTTGTAGCAGGAGAAAACAAGTTCACATTTGTTGATCTTTTACAGTGTGTGCCGTTGATTGTGTTGTTGCAAATCTCAAAGTATTATATGAAG TATTTGTCTGCAGGTGGCATGCCACGTAAGCTTCCAACTTCACTAGCCCATCTCGAATATCTGTATTTGGATCTGTGCATGGCCGAAAAAGATGAGATTTCTTCTGCCCTTTGTATGATAATGAGCTCTCCGTTGTTGAAGAAAATCCATTTTGTG agtaaaatgccattttcgtccctgagaaTTGAACAGTTTTGCGACCttcgtccaaatgtttgtttttctacatctggatccaaaaggtttgaaatcttgccattttcacccggcttgttaactccatcagTTTTTtccattaagtcaggggtattttcatcTTTAAGGGCAATgtggtctttttcactttatgtacaagcattagCATAA
- the LOC110922871 gene encoding UDP-glycosyltransferase 83A1, which yields MAKPHVLVIPYPAQGHVIPILELAQCLVTKGVKVTFINTEVNHSLVTGNCLDKDGFGDLMQMVSLPDGIESSEDRSDIRKLNLSMLQTMPRKLEELIEKINKEDSSKVSCVIADDSMAWAIQVAKKMGISSAAFWPASVATLASILSFQKMIDDGIINKKGIPLSSEMIRLSETMPPIKPQNLAWACLEDTATIEVFFQVAIQAEEASRLTEWFICNSCPELEAAAFSLYPQLLPIGPLLARNRLADQAGHFWQEDSTCLAWLDQQPPRSVIYVAFGSFTIFNQTQFEELALGLELSNRPFLWVVRPGMTKETTTDYPDGYTERIGSRGRIVSWAPQQKVLSHPSVACIISHCGWNSILEGVANGVPFLCLPYFGDQFHNETYICDIWKTGMGLEKDEAGIVTRGEIKSKVEKLLSEKTFRVKALYIKEKVTSSVSKGGCSHKNLNNFIEWIQQNDTNAKDQPDSIET from the exons ATGGCAAAACCTCATGTTCTCGTGATACCTTATCCTGCACAAGGCCATGTAATTCctatattggagcttgcacaatgTTTAGTCACAAAAGGAGTCAAAGTTACCTTTATCAACACAGAAGTCAATCACAGCCTCGTGACCGGCAATTGTTTAGATAAAGATGGTTTTGGGGATCTGATGCAGATGGTCTCACTCCCTGATGGGATAGAGTCATCGGAGGACAGGAGCGATATTCGTAAGCTGAACTTGTCAATGTTACAAACCATGCCCCGCAAGCTTGAAGAACTAATAGAGAAGATTAACAAAGAAGATTCAAGTAAAGTTAGTTGTGTTATTGCTGATGATAGCATGGCATGGGCCATACAAGTGGCGAAGAAGATGGGAATTAGTAGTGCAGCCTTCTGGCCTGCCTCAGTTGCTACATTGGCCTCCATATTGTCCTTTCAGAAAATGATTGATGATGGGATCATAAACAAGAAAG GCATACCTCTAAGTAGTGAGATGATTCGCCTGTCTGAAACGATGCCACCAATAAAACCTCAGAACCTCGCATGGGCATGCTTAGAGGACACGGCTACCATAGAAGTTTTTTTTCAAGTTGCAATACAGGCTGAAGAAGCTTCTAGATTGACCGAATGGTTTATATGCAACTCATGTCCTGAGCTGGAGGCTGCAGCATTCAGCCTGTACCCGCAGCTGTTGCCAATAGGCCCTCTCCTAGCAAGAAACCGACTAGCTGACCAGGCAGGCCACTTCTGGCAAGAAGACAGCACCTGCTTAGCATGGCTTGATCAACAACCACCACGTTCAGTCATTTATGTTGCATTTGGGAGCTTCACTATATTCAACCAAACTCAGTTTGAAGAATTGGCTCTTGGTCTTGAACTTAGCAACAGACCATTCTTGTGGGTAGTGCGACCAGGAATGACCAAGGAGACTACAACTGATTATCCGGATGGATATACGGAAAGAATCGGTTCTCGTGGAAGAATCGTGAGTTGGGCACCACAACAGAAGGTCTTGTCCCACCCTTCGGTCGCATGTATCATAAGTCATTGTGGTTGGAACTCTATATTAGAAGGGGTCGCAAACGGAGTCCCTTTTTTGTGTTTGCCATACTTTGGTGATCAGTTTCACAATGAGACTTACATTTGTGACATCTGGAAGACTGGAATGGGGTTAGAAAAAGATGAAGCAGGTATCGTTACTCGAGGAGAAATAAAGAGTAAGGTGGAGAAGTTGCTCAGTGAAAAAACATTCAGAGTGAAGGCGTTATATATTAAAGAAAAGGTTACAAGTAGCGTTAGTAAAGGAGGGTGCTCTCACAAAAATCTTAACAATTTCATTGAATGGATACAGCAGAATGACACTAACGCCAAGGATCAACCTGACTCTATAGAAACATGA